GTTCCGTAGATATTGGCGCTGTATTTGATTGTGTGGGGCAGCACAGTGCCCTTGGCAGCGGCCTTGAGGGCGTTCTCAATGCTTTCAATATAAGTGAGCATCTGATTTTTCACGGATATGTCCTCGGGCGTGTCCGTCAGGTTGCCAATCGCGGACTGCCATGTGGGCAGACTCTCGTAAAAGTATTTTCTCAGTCCCGGACGGAGATTCACCGCCTCGGTTTCGGGAAGCGCGAGATTGAACATGACACGCAGGTTTTTCGTGGGATTGGCGGTGATGTCTATTTCATAGCCGGTGCCCTTGTAGTCGCGCGTGTCGCGGTAAAGGATGGTTTCTTGGTCGGGACGCCCGGAATGTTGCCAGAGATACTGCAACTGGGTGTTGTAGGCATTTGTGTAACTGTCGTTGGGGTTCTTGTTCTGCGTGTTGTCATAGTAACTGGCGGAACCGGTGATTTTCTTGTTGAAAAACTCGAACCGGAGTCCGAGGTCCATGCCCTCGTTTCTCACGATGTCCGGGTAGGAACCGTCAAGCAGGTTGGGGCCGTTGCGCGGCGCATTGAAACTCTCTGAATAGTTGCCGAACACACCGACATTTTCGAGGAAATACCAGACCGCGCCCAGACTGCGGCTGACAGGGGAGACCTTTTGGACATCCCGACCGGTTGGCTCGACCACGGGTACAGCGGCGGCGGCGGCGGTGCGATTCTCGTAATCGTCGTAGCGGATGCCGTAAAGCAAGGTCACGCGCTCCCGCAAAAACTGGGTGGTGCCGAGAATTTGGGCTGATTTCACCCAGCGGTCGTTGTAGGCGACGTTCACCCGCTGCCAGACCAGGTCGAGATTCGGGTTTGTGATCTCCGGGATTTCTCCGGCGGCGACCGCCGGCTCGTCCCAATAATAACGCTCCCACAATTTGTAATTCGCACCGTTGGTCTTGTTTATAAGACGCGGGCGGGAGTGGATTTCATAACTGGTTTCCTCGCGTCCGCCCACGATGGCGGTCACGCGCTGGCGGATGCGGCGGGACTCGAACAGGCTGGTCGCCATGAACCTGACCTCGTCTACCAGGTTTTTGCCGTCTTGCGTGCCTCGGGTCTGGTCAGTGTAGGGGGCGCCGAACTTGGGATTGGGGTCGCCGTTGGGCAGCTTCCGGTTGATGTCTATATGATATTCTTCCCAAAGCGCGCTGTTGTCCCACGCGTCGTTGTTGCGCTCTGAGTGGTTGAAGGAAAGCTCCATGAACAGCCAGTCGCCAAAGTGCTTGTCGAGGTAGCCAGAAAACGTGTAATATCTATTGTGAACAATCGAGTCGAGCGGCTGGATGTTAAACTCACGATAAGGCAGCATGGGGACGCGGTCGCTGATTTCGGAGGCGATGTCCGTCCGTTGCTCGGCCATGAGTGGCGCGCCGGTGCCGTTGGTCTGACACAGATTGCCCCAGTTGGTGACATTGAGACCAGCCATCGAGGGAACCCAGAGGAAATAACTGCCGTTGGACATGCTGCTTAACCGTTGCAAGCCGTGTTCTTGGCCGGGCGGCGGGCGGTCAATGATATTGGTATTCGCATCATTACCGTTGGTCGTGGTGTAGCCGTTCCAGTAGGAGGCGTAATCCTTGAAATTCTGCTTGTATATATAACGCTCCATGTCGCCATATTCGCCCTCGAAGCGGAAATTCATGCTCGGCAGGACGCGCCACGTGCCGGCCAGATGCAGCCCGTCGCGGTCGGACTCCGCGAAATCGCGCCAGCCTTCGGCGCGGTTGAGGAGGCCGTTGACGCGGAGCGCGAATTTTCTGGAGACCAGCGGCTGGTTGGCGTCAAATGCCATGCGCCAGCCGCCGTAGGAGTCCATCCTGAGCGAGGCGACATGCCGAGGCTTGTATAAATTGGCGCGCTTGGTCCAGGTGGTGGCGATGCCACTGACGTTGCCGTCGCCGAACAGCACGCCGTTGGGGCCGCGGGCGAATTCGAAGCGCTCGGTGTTGTAGTCATCGCTGTCCACATACCAGACAAAATAATTGCGGGTGGGAAAGCCGGCGCCCATGCCGCGAAAGCGGACTTGATACTCGCCCTGCACGGCCTCGGCATTGCCGTCCATCGGCATGGCATTGGTCGCCCACTGGGAAGCCTCGGCGAGCGTGGTGGCAGCGATGTCGTCGAGAAATTCACGCGTGAGGACGGAGACGACGGCAGGCGAGTCGCGCAGGTCCATGCTCGTCCGTCCGCCGGTGAGCGAACTGGCGGCCATGTAACCGACATCCTTCGAGGTGGAGACCTCGAACGGGGACATCTCGACGATTTCCTCCGCCTCGCCGGCGGATATTTTGACGGATTGCGCGGGCAGCGCGAGGCTGACGGCGCCGGCAAGAGCCGCCCCCAGCAGGCAAAGGCGGGCGCGGCACGGGTTGGTTGTGGTGTTCATTATTTTAGGGTTCAGGGTTGGGCTGATGGGAAAATGGTTGGTTTGTTTTAGACACAGAGTTCACGGAGTGCGGGCACGGAGGGGAGCCCCTTCCACGCGGCCTTGCGCGCCGAAGGCGCCGGGCAGCCATTGGTGGGTGGCAGCGTCGGCGAGGGCGAACACGCAATCTGTCGCGGTTTGCGGGCGACGCAGGCGGAGGCGCAGCGTGTGCGCGCCGGTGCCAATCCGCACCTCGGCGCGGAACGGTCCGGCGCGGTGCGGGGAGGGTGCCGCATATATATTACGGCGGGTATCGTCTGCCGGCACGGCCAGCACGGGCTGGTCGTCCAGCGCGCAGGTGATGTCGCCATCCGACCAGGCCATGACGGCGTAATCGCCGGGCGCGGGGAGATAGAACGGAATAACAATGTCCAGCGCCTTGTTCATAAACGACTCACGCTGGAAGCGGAGCCATTGGCCATGGATGGTTGTTTTGTCACATTTGTCCGGGGGTGGTGTTTTTTCAAAACCCATTGTATAATCGTGTCGGTGTTCGATTAAAACCGGCTGATGGAAAAATGCGGTGTCGCGCGTGGCGGGCCGGCATTCGGCAATCTCTCCGATCACCGGCGACGCCGCCCGCAGTTGGCAGCCCAACTCCATGACCTGCGAGGTCAGTTCCGCGAGAGTGGCCG
This genomic stretch from Termitidicoccus mucosus harbors:
- a CDS encoding TonB-dependent siderophore receptor produces the protein MNTTTNPCRARLCLLGAALAGAVSLALPAQSVKISAGEAEEIVEMSPFEVSTSKDVGYMAASSLTGGRTSMDLRDSPAVVSVLTREFLDDIAATTLAEASQWATNAMPMDGNAEAVQGEYQVRFRGMGAGFPTRNYFVWYVDSDDYNTERFEFARGPNGVLFGDGNVSGIATTWTKRANLYKPRHVASLRMDSYGGWRMAFDANQPLVSRKFALRVNGLLNRAEGWRDFAESDRDGLHLAGTWRVLPSMNFRFEGEYGDMERYIYKQNFKDYASYWNGYTTTNGNDANTNIIDRPPPGQEHGLQRLSSMSNGSYFLWVPSMAGLNVTNWGNLCQTNGTGAPLMAEQRTDIASEISDRVPMLPYREFNIQPLDSIVHNRYYTFSGYLDKHFGDWLFMELSFNHSERNNDAWDNSALWEEYHIDINRKLPNGDPNPKFGAPYTDQTRGTQDGKNLVDEVRFMATSLFESRRIRQRVTAIVGGREETSYEIHSRPRLINKTNGANYKLWERYYWDEPAVAAGEIPEITNPNLDLVWQRVNVAYNDRWVKSAQILGTTQFLRERVTLLYGIRYDDYENRTAAAAAVPVVEPTGRDVQKVSPVSRSLGAVWYFLENVGVFGNYSESFNAPRNGPNLLDGSYPDIVRNEGMDLGLRFEFFNKKITGSASYYDNTQNKNPNDSYTNAYNTQLQYLWQHSGRPDQETILYRDTRDYKGTGYEIDITANPTKNLRVMFNLALPETEAVNLRPGLRKYFYESLPTWQSAIGNLTDTPEDISVKNQMLTYIESIENALKAAAKGTVLPHTIKYSANIYGTYSFTSGPLRSLEIGFGANIRGKRNIGVADPDHPFDYSYAKAYQTYSAHASYRLRFGNKRPLRLQVNVSNLFDNDDKIVYGVFAYRMYGLAANPRLTASGDYNYLDPRKITFSAVYQF